One Setaria italica strain Yugu1 chromosome II, Setaria_italica_v2.0, whole genome shotgun sequence DNA segment encodes these proteins:
- the LOC101786655 gene encoding uncharacterized protein At4g14100: MAPTRCPPPPLLLLLLLFAAAATVAEDASGLPLPSPTPWPERFHAVLFTNLTNYSSASTGPPLRITDLYYDWPRRRNLNLVRHQLSADPLYDVEWNNGTAFYFDSSTCRVVRFPVGVLPPWWLSGGGAEYAGRAVSGGIDCHVWGKAGLIVYYEEAATGRPVRWDFLDDDGIKQYVIRFEPGVALEDAQWQAPAHCFPPDDDDDAEQGKGNDDVASSSKEEVGVAMLEAARLLRKLAGAAATF; encoded by the exons ATGGCGCCCACCCGctgccccccgccgccgctcctcctcctcctcctcctgttcgccgccgccgccacggtggCAGAGGATGCATCCGGCCTGCCTCTCCCTTCGCCGACGCCGTGGCCGGAGCGGTTCCACGCGGTGCTGTTTACGAACCTGACCAACTACTCATCGGCCTCCACGGGCCCGCCGCTCCGCATCACGGACCTCTACTACGactggccgcggcggcggaacCTCAACCTGGTCCGCCACCAGCTCTCCGCCGACCCGCTCTACGACGTGGAGTGGAACAACGGCACCGCCTTCTACTTCGACTCCTCCACCTGCCGCGTCGTGCGGTTCCCCGTCGGCGTGCTGCCGCCCTGGTggctctccggcggcggcgccgagtaCGCGGGGCGCGCCGTCTCCGGCGGCATCGACTGCCACGTCTGGGGGAAGGCCGGGTTGATCGTCTACTACGAGGAGGCCGCCACGGGCCGGCCCGTGCGGTGGGACTTCCTCGACGACG ACGGGATCAAGCAGTACGTGATTCGCTTCGAGCCCGGCGTGGCGCTGGAGGACGCGCAGTGGCAGGCGCCCGCGCACTGCTTCCCaccagacgacgacgacgacgcagaACAAGGGAAGGGCAATGACGATGTCGCAAGCAGCAGCAAGGAGGAGGTTGGGGTTGCGATGCTTGAGGCGGCCAGGCTACTCAGGAAGCTTGCAGGAGCTGCAGCAACCTTTTGA
- the LOC101752513 gene encoding expansin-like A3, whose translation MGVFLCCLLALLVSSCSAGAGASAAGERCVRQGKAAYAPSLSPLPQGSGVCGYGAMAAEINGGFLAAGGPRQHRGGLGCGRCFQMRCRDARLCSSRGVRVVLTDFHRSNRTDFLLGGPAFAGLAKPGVAHELKRLDALSVEYKRIPCDYKDKNLSVLVEEGSKSPSNLVVKFLYQGGQTDILAVDVAPVGSSEWRFMTRVHGPVWRTDRAPAGPLQFRAVVTGGYDGKWVWAEREVLPAGWRPGQVYDTGVRIADVARDGCQRCVGGAASAAALDWK comes from the exons ATGGGCGTCTTCCTCTGCTGCCTCCTGGCGCTCCTCgtctcctcctgctccgccggcgccggcgcatccgccgccggcgagaggTGCGTGCGGCAGGGCAAGGCGGCCTACGCGCCCTCGCTGTCCCCGCTCCCTCAAG GCAGCGGAGTCTGCGGGTacggcgccatggccgcggaGATCAATGGGGgcttcctcgccgccggggGGCCCAGGCAGCACCGGGGAGGGCTCGGCTGCGGGAGATGCTTCCAG ATGAGATGCAGAGATGCAAGGCTGTGCAGCAGCAGGGGAGTGCGGGTCGTGCTCACCGACTTCCACAGGAGCAACCGTACTGACTTCCTGCTCGGCGGGCCCGCCTTCGCGGGCCTGGCCAAGCCCGGGGTGGCCCACGAGTTGAAGAGGTTGGATGCTCTCTCCGTAGAGTACAAGAG AATCCCCTGCGACTACAAGGACAAGAACCTGTCCGTACTCGTGGAAGAAGGGAGCAAGAGTCCAAGCAACCTGGTCGTCAAGTTCCTGTACCAGGGCGGCCAGACCGACATCCTGGCGGTGGACGTGGCTCCGGTGGGGTCGTCGGAGTGGCGGTTCATGACGCGGGTGCACGGGCCGGTGTGGCGCACGGACCGGGCCCCCGCCGGCCCGCTGCAGTTCCGGGCCGTGGTCACCGGCGGGTACGACGGCAAGTGGGTGTGGGCCGAGCGGGAGGTGCTCCCGGCGGGCTGGCGGCCCGGCCAGGTCTACGACACCGGCGTCCGGATCGCCGACGTGGCCAGGGACGGCTGCCAGCGctgcgtcggcggcgccgcctccgccgccgcgctggactGGAAGTGA